ATAGATGGCATCTTTTCTGTGGTAAAGATGGCTTACCTGGAAAACAGGGTAGTCATGTCTCAGGGAATCGTAGCCGTAATGATCTCCAAAAGGGCCTTCGGGGTGGCGGAGATGAGGGGGAACCTGGCCTTTGATGGCAAATTCTGCATTTGCTACCAGCCTGTGCCCACCCTGTGGATCATTCACCATTTTCAGTTTACCGCCGAGAAGCAGGGAGGTGAGGATAAGTTCGGGAAGATCTTCTGGAAGGGGGGCAATGGCTGAGAGCATGAGTGCGGGTGGACCACCGATAAAAAGTGTCAGTGGCAGTGGCTGGTTTCTTTTTTCTGCTTCAAAATAGTGATTCCCTCCACCCTTGTGAATTTGCCAGTGGATTCCAGTGGTCGTGTCATTATGTTGCTGTATGCGATACATGCCGAGATTATGGGCACCGGTTTGCGGATGCTCAGTATAGACAAGGGGTAGGGTGACAAAAGGCCCACCGTCACTGTGCCATGAAGTGAGCATGGGCAGGGAACTCAGTTTTGGAGGGGATTGGAAGTTTTCAAGGATTGGCCCATTCTTCACCGTTTTGAGGCCGATTTTCATCCCCTCCAGAAAAAAACCGCGGTTATCCCATAATTTTGCCAGGGAAAGCGGCATAATTGATTCGGCGAGTCGCACAAGATCGCGTACGAATTGTTGTGGTTTTCTGCCAAAGGCAAGGTCAAGTCTTCTGGCAGTACCGAAAAGGTTTGTGGTTACGGGGAAGGAGGAGTTTTTCACATGAGTGAAAAGCAGAGCAGGGCCCTGCCGGTGGATGACCCTTCGGTGGATTTCAGCGATTTCCAGAAAAGGATCAACCTCTTCTTCAATGATAAGAAGTTCATTTTCCCGCTGCAGCAGGTCCAGGTAACTGCGCAGATCATGGAGTCTGGATATGGACACGTGTTTTCCCTGTTATTTGTGTTTTTTTACTGATTGAGGAAAAAGCTGTGGTATTCATCCTCTGTCAGGTACTTTCTGAGGAGTGCCATAAAGGTGTCAACATGGGTGTTGATTTCTTCACGGGACAGTCTGGATGCAAGAAGTTCAGCGAATTCAAGTTGACCGCTGAGTCGTAAAAACACAGCAAATGAGCTGCGGTCCAGCTCTTCTGATAGGCCGAAGCAGATTGAATCGGTGTCGGGTTTCATAGGAATTATATGGTTTTTAATTCAGTCTCGATCGGAAATGATTTTCCAGTGTATTTTTCGTGTTCTGGGGCCGTCAAATTCACAGAAAAAAATTTTTTGCCAGGTGCCGAGCTGGGGCCTGCCGTTCATGATATTGACAACCAGTGAATTACCCATGAGAGAGGCCATGATATGGGCAACCGAGTTCCCTTCCAGATGACTGTAATCCAGTCCTGCAGGGACAATGTCCCGAAAACCTTTTATGATATCAGAACGCACAGCAGGATCTGCTCCCTCGTTTATTGTGAGCCCTGCTGTTGTATGGGGATTGAAAAGATAACAGAGGCCTGAAGAAACTGAAGCATCGGTTATGATCTTTTCCACGGTAGAGGAAATATCTACCAGTTTCATTATTTCCGGTGTGGAGAGGGTAAACGTTCCGTTCAGCATGATTTCTCCTGTGATATCTTCGGCATTCCTTGACATGGTGGGTATCAGCAATACAATACCTGCAAGTTTTTAAATCATGAGGACAGGCAGTCGAAAATCTCATGATCAGTTTGATACTTATGTGTTCTTATGGCTACTTTTAAAATTGGTTTTTCGCCTGATCTTTGCGTCACAGGAAGATGAAAAATGCTCACATATGACTAACACCCCACAAGGGGGTATAAGTGCCATGGAAATAAACTTAACCATTTGATTTCAAAACACCTTCCCTTTTTTCTTGTTTTTTATGACAGGAATTCAGGAGTAAGGTACTAATATGTTGTGCATTTATTTTTCATGTTCCCTGGATCCGAACAAAAAAGTTTATTTCCCATCAGACACTAGGTAATCAGATTTTTAATTGAAGATCAATGCTTAAGTGAAAGACATTGATTTGAGGATATTGAAAAGGTACCATGAGTGGTGGATGACTTTTTTGATCAATGCGGGGAGGAATGAAATTTACAATGGGAAACAACAGAAAACAGATAAAATATATCTGGATGGTCAGCAGGGAATATGGTGACCTGGCGGGTGCCGGCGGAGTGAAAGATGTAGTTTCCCAGCTGGCGGAAACTCTGGCCAGGTGGTCCGGGCGCTCCGTTCATGTTGTATTGCCCTGTTACGGGTTCATGGATTCCATTTTCCTTGGCTTTTCCCCTCTTATGGATCCTGAAGACCCTGAAAAGGTCCTGCAATGCGAAATTGATATGGATCATCCGGATGAGAAGCGCAGGGAGAAGGTCAGGTATTTTTTCAGAAAAATAAACAGGGTTTCCCTGTACCTGGTAGATAGTGCCCGTTTTCGGGAAAAACGAGCGGTTTATACCTATACCGCGGAGGAGGAGCAGGCTGAACCATGGCAAAAAGAATCCATGGGGCATTATGATTATTTTGCCATGAATATCCTTCTGCAGAAAGCCACTATGGAACTTATGGTACTTCTGGATGCCCGGCCTGATGTTATTCATTGTCACGACGGTCATACTGCGGTACTGCCTGCCATGATACGTGAGCTACCCGGTTATCGAAGTTATTTTCGTTCAAGCGGTTGTCTTGTAACAATTCATAACGCCGGGCTCGGCTATCATCAGGAGGTGGCGGACTTGCCGTACGCCAGTTCAGTTACAGGTCTTGCCAGGGAAATAATAGATGATCACCTGCTGGACGGGAAATTTGATCCTTTTCTCGCAGCTGGGTCCTATGCATTGCTCAATACCGTCAGTGAAAACTATGCAAGAGAGTTGCAGGAAACAAAAAGCGATCGTCTTACCGGTTGGCTGGGCCACGCTCTTCTGGCCAGAAAGGTACAACTTGAAGGAATTAC
The DNA window shown above is from Desulfomarina profundi and carries:
- a CDS encoding secondary thiamine-phosphate synthase enzyme YjbQ; its protein translation is MSRNAEDITGEIMLNGTFTLSTPEIMKLVDISSTVEKIITDASVSSGLCYLFNPHTTAGLTINEGADPAVRSDIIKGFRDIVPAGLDYSHLEGNSVAHIMASLMGNSLVVNIMNGRPQLGTWQKIFFCEFDGPRTRKIHWKIISDRD
- a CDS encoding glycogen synthase, producing the protein MKFTMGNNRKQIKYIWMVSREYGDLAGAGGVKDVVSQLAETLARWSGRSVHVVLPCYGFMDSIFLGFSPLMDPEDPEKVLQCEIDMDHPDEKRREKVRYFFRKINRVSLYLVDSARFREKRAVYTYTAEEEQAEPWQKESMGHYDYFAMNILLQKATMELMVLLDARPDVIHCHDGHTAVLPAMIRELPGYRSYFRSSGCLVTIHNAGLGYHQEVADLPYASSVTGLAREIIDDHLLDGKFDPFLAAGSYALLNTVSENYARELQETKSDRLTGWLGHALLARKVQLEGITNGIDPSLFNPADTGEGENFSFDPGNTDDDLRGKKECKIAFLRDLQDGKWQEKQYGTLDGHGDGPLFTFIGRLSEQKGVDLLLEVLPVLFERRDNVQIMFLGSGDAGLEDQLKNFSSNTFWQKRICFIRGYSPDLARRIYCAGDFFVIPSRFEPCGLTDFIAQLFGNVPVVHLVGGLVKVKDGLTGIGYEKDSPDALLDALERALVLYTDKENLRLMQLQSVREIEKKYTWSRVMKRYVALYERAGLI